A window of Daucus carota subsp. sativus chromosome 2, DH1 v3.0, whole genome shotgun sequence genomic DNA:
GTAGTGGTGGAATGGTGGTGTGAATTACGGCGAAGTAAGTAATTTGATTAAGGGAAGAATTTTTTTCAGTTCTGTAATTGTGGGAATAAGAGAGATTAAACAGTGGAGATCCGAACACACAACTGAGAGCTAAGCTTTAGAATAGAGGTCGCAAGACCAGATTAATTCTATAagggcatctccaaccatcactCTAAACTTCATATTTCTTCCATTTTAACTTTATAGATAGAGTAATTCATCTCCAATCATCCATTtctttatctttatatataaagtcatgCACTATCCTACTCTATATATGAAGTTGAACGTGAAGATAAAACACAAattgctttatttataaaatgaaataatggttgaagatgaaataaaaatataaagtgaAAAGGGTGAAAATAAAGATAAAgttgctttatttataaaagtataattggagatggtctaataacttttttttttaaaggttATGCGGGAGCAGAATACAAAATTATAGTAAAAATTTAAACGCACAATTTGAAGATCATCATTTCCTTCAACCATGCGACCAACAAATGAACCAGAGAGATAACAGAGTTCAATGAAGCTTCAACCAGTAAACCAAAAGAACATTTTCCTTGAAGAATTTAAGATGTTAGAAGTAGTTTTAAGATAGCAGTTACAAATAACAAAACCCTCCTGGACTACTAGATATTGATGATTACTTAATCCATCTGTTATTTTATAAACCGTCTTGATTTTTAACATTAGTTTTTGGAGTTTCAACCTGataataaaattcattatttgttttatgtgaatgataatatatattcaatattttaatttataaaaaaattgaaaatgtcaTACTACTGCTGCAAGTGTGTGATCAGGGAAAAAAATGCGCCAGCTTGCTCAGGAGTAATTACGATTGTTTTTTTTTCCCCAGTAAATTAcgattgtttttatattaagcTTAAGGgaaagagtagtgctaggtgcacataattgggtacagaaaatttgtacataatgatatggcgagtgatgtggtgggttttaattggagtggttggtgtaaatgaaggggtcatccaattaaaatccgccacatatcattatgtacatgtttttgtacacaattatgtgcatcaAGCATTTTCCTAAAGGAAAATTGTTGCCCGGATATATGTTGAGATAGCAGTACACATTCCAAGAAATGCAGTTGACATAAAACCAGGCACAACCACCAAAATACACACGTCACTCATCAAATCATCCGTCATGATGTCCCCAAAATCATCAGCTTAATTATGTactcttaaaaaaataattgtaataagAGTACTTTAGTACTTAAAagatttcattttattctatCAAGAAAATCTATACTCACGTTTCTCTCAATTCTGAACACGAGTATAAAACcctacattatatattttaatcaattaatcacaATTATATTGTTTTGctaatctattattaaaaatataaataatcatcagccatttttctgaaattaatataacaataacaattttAATACCGCAACAGTGTTTCGATCTCAAAGAAATTCATACTCTGACTTTattgcaaatatattaaatacGGAGTACTAACAATAtaagatgttttttttttgaaagtaacaAAATAAGATGTTaattttatttagatataaaaattaaaaaccaaagCAAAGCCCAAAAGCCTGTACCGGACAACACCCGTTTGGTAAAAGGTCAACCCTGTTTACATtttcatcaaaataaataaaatcgatATTCTTTCGGATggaattatcatcatcatcatcacaatCCAAGCGCTGAAACTGATTCATAAGGGAACGACCCTCCCCACAATCATATCTATCTTGGGTTGACGTTAATTCTCATTAAAACCCTGCTAGCAATCATTATTTCTGCCCCTTTTTAACGTATTTTCTCCAGGTAATCTCACCGCCTATCCCAATTCAACtaaagtttcaatctttgctaATTTACATATGTTAATTGAATTCTAGTTcatgtttttgtgattttttactACTTTGTTGAGTTGGGTCTTTTCGTTTTGGCCTGTTGGATGCTTTTATTTCAAGATTCAGGAAAAGTATATATGTGTTTCTTTGGATTTGGTTGTTTGTTTATATGAGTTCAATTTTGCTTAGATTTTGTTGTTTGTTTGGGATTTGAATATGCAGGAGGTGAAAAAGAGTTGAGCTTTATTGGTTCTTGATTTATGGGTATTTGTTCGGATGTTAGTGGATATCTTTAGAGGCTTCGATACGATTCTAGCAAGAAAGTTGTTGAATTTGGGGGGATTTGATTGACTTTTTGGGTAAGAATCTGGGGAAAGTGAATTGTTTTTTTGTGTGATTTGATGCGTGTAGAATGTTTTGctgaattttgaaaattagattCATTGTATGTTGTGTAGAAGCTCAAAGGGGATGATAGAATTGAAGGGAGGCTTGTAAGGACTATTATTTTAGTATATGTTGTTGGGTGTTGAGAAGAGGGGTTTGTGATTGTGTTGACGTAGTGAAGTTTTGTGCGGATTTGGGTGCTGTGTTGGAAAATTTTTGAGTTAACGATGGATGAAGGTCAAGGTAGTTCCAATGCACTTCCTCCATTCATTGCAAAGACATACGAAATGGTAGATGATGTCTCATCGGATAGTATTGTCTCATGGAGTGAAAATGATAAAAGCTTTATTGTTTGGAATCCGCCAGAATTTGCAAGGGTTTTGTTGCCTAAATTCTTCAAGCACAATAACTTCTCCAGCTTTATCAGGCAGCTGAATACATATGTAAGGCAATTCATTTCTcagttttctttctttttgcagTTTTAGCTTTTTCTTCCTTTCTTCTTGTGCCTTTTTGAATTTAGTTGTTTATACTATATAATTTGCCAATCAGGGCTTTAGGAAAGTTGATCCGGAACAATGGGAATTTGCTAATGAAGATTTTTTAAAAGGTCAACCGCACCTTTTGAAGAACATTCACAGACGCAAGCCTGTTCACAGTCATTCAATTCAGAATCACCATGGACAAGGAACTTCCTCGTCTCAGTTAACTGATTCAGAAAGACAGGGATACAAGGAAGACATCGAAAGATTGCGATTTGAAAAAGATTCATTATACCTCGAGTTTCAAAGACATAATCAGGAAAGCCAGCAATTCGAATCGCATATGAAGCTTTTAATGGTGCGTCTGCAACATGTGGAACATCGCCATAAAGATATGCTAACGTCTTTGGCTCAAACCTTGAAAAAACCAATGCCTGCCTCAAGCGTCATGCCACAGTTGGAAGAGATACATTACAGAAAAAGAAGGTTGCCGAGGAAAATTTCTTTTCAGGATGATGGAAGCTCTGAAGATGATCAGGCAAGTGCTTCTCAAGGTTTTACTAATGAATCTTTGAATGCTAACCGGCAGTCATCATTTAACAAGGACTTGTTGGAGCAATTGGAATCCTCTTTGTCATTTTGGGAGGATATTGTGCACGAGGCTGCCTTGGCTAATGTACCAGGAAATTTATCTCTAGATTTGGATCAATCTACAAGCATTGCGGACAGTGCAGCTGTTTGTGACCCACAGAGAAATGTTGAACTTGGGTTCAGATCTTCTGGAATTGATATGAACTCCGAGCCAACTAGTGCCGTTGTTAGAGAGGTACCAGCCTTGAAAGAACAAGCGATTACTAGCCTTCCTAATGTGCCAGCTGGTGCCAATGATGTGTTTTGGGAACAATTTCTGACTGAGAATCCTGGGTCCACTGACGGTTCAGAAGCCCAGTCTGAACGAAAAGATCTCGATACCAGAAAGAATGAAAGCAAACCAGCCGAGCAAGGGAAGTTTTGGTGGAGTATGGGGAGTGTAAATAATCACACAGAACAGCTAGAAACAGCCTAGTTGAGCAATGAGAACTTTGTTACATTTAGTTATATGTCTACTATCTAGATACTGTTCTTGTTGTTGATACACACCAGTTGCTTGTATATGAACAGATATCTCGACCAGAAAATGATTAGATATTTAGTTTGTGATTGCTGATATTGTTTTACATGTTGCGTATTATTTTACGTAACATATTTACGGTTAATTACCTTCTGATATTAGTGTGAGTTTACATCAGCTCCtgactgatttttttttttttttttgacctTAGCTGGGTACTCATTCAGTtcattgactattttttttCCAGAAGTTTCCTAATCGATATTGTTAATCTTCTGCGTCCTGAAGGTGTTGGATTTTGTGTGGATCTTAATATCCTAGCTATGCTGTTAGTTATCATTTATTAGCAGCTAATGTAAATCCTTTCTGTGGGGACTTAATGGGCTAGTATGGGCGGGTCTGGTTTTGTTAGTCATTGCTCTTATTCTACTTATCAGCATATGGTAAATATATATCTGGTGTGCAAGTTCTACAGTGAGGTGAGAGCATGGGACTTTAAGTTTATATGATCGTCTAATGTTAAATTTGTCCAAGGCTGTTGGTTTGATTCTAGCAGGTACAAGTAGCAGCGATGTGTCATGGAACATTCATGTGCCCATTGAATTGCTAATCACTTCTAATGAGCTAAATGCAGAAATATTATTGAGTGAATTGTACTCTGAGCATGGAAGTTACAGGGCACCAAAATTCAGGTAAAATGTTCTCATCCAGTTTGCTTATGTTGTTGTGTAGCTGTTAAGGCTTTAGCTTATCTGAGAAGTTCATTTTATTTCTTAACCATTGAGTCTTcaatagaaaatatatcatCCCTTAGATTAATAATACAACATTTTTTCGTGGATTATTACCTGGAGTATGATGTATTACAATACAGGGAATCATATATTCAATCAAATGTCCCATCTGCAGGCAGAGGTGGATTTAGGAATGTTCTTTAGGTGGCACAATTCTTTTTGGGCATccctgtttttaattttttg
This region includes:
- the LOC108210024 gene encoding heat stress transcription factor A-4c gives rise to the protein MDEGQGSSNALPPFIAKTYEMVDDVSSDSIVSWSENDKSFIVWNPPEFARVLLPKFFKHNNFSSFIRQLNTYGFRKVDPEQWEFANEDFLKGQPHLLKNIHRRKPVHSHSIQNHHGQGTSSSQLTDSERQGYKEDIERLRFEKDSLYLEFQRHNQESQQFESHMKLLMVRLQHVEHRHKDMLTSLAQTLKKPMPASSVMPQLEEIHYRKRRLPRKISFQDDGSSEDDQASASQGFTNESLNANRQSSFNKDLLEQLESSLSFWEDIVHEAALANVPGNLSLDLDQSTSIADSAAVCDPQRNVELGFRSSGIDMNSEPTSAVVREVPALKEQAITSLPNVPAGANDVFWEQFLTENPGSTDGSEAQSERKDLDTRKNESKPAEQGKFWWSMGSVNNHTEQLETA